The Methylacidimicrobium sp. B4 genome contains a region encoding:
- a CDS encoding response regulator transcription factor, which yields MRILIAEDDRKIWKHLKAALQAEGYTAEVAEDGEEALWLAQNYPFDLLILDLMLPERDGISVVRQLRRTGSRLPVLFLTGRADVEDRVRGLDAGADDYLGKPFSTQELLARVRALLRRQSPTLASRLRFEDIEMDLVARSVTRGDQRIDLTNREFELLRLLVEHAPNPVSKALILEKIWDRCFDSETALVNVHVNHLRQKLHLPGKAPLLQTVRGIGFALRAAPSASP from the coding sequence ATGAGGATCCTGATTGCCGAAGATGATCGAAAGATCTGGAAGCATCTCAAGGCAGCGCTTCAGGCGGAGGGCTACACGGCCGAGGTCGCGGAGGACGGAGAAGAGGCGCTCTGGCTGGCCCAGAACTACCCTTTCGATCTCCTGATCCTCGATCTCATGCTTCCCGAGCGCGACGGCATCTCCGTGGTCCGCCAGCTCCGGCGCACCGGATCGCGCCTGCCGGTGCTCTTCCTCACGGGTCGCGCCGACGTCGAGGACCGGGTGCGGGGACTCGACGCGGGTGCCGACGATTACCTGGGCAAGCCCTTCTCCACCCAGGAGCTGCTCGCACGGGTGCGCGCGCTCCTGCGCCGGCAAAGCCCGACCTTGGCCAGCCGGTTGCGCTTTGAGGACATCGAGATGGATCTTGTCGCCCGTTCCGTGACCCGGGGGGACCAGCGCATCGATCTGACCAACCGGGAGTTCGAGCTGCTGCGTCTCCTGGTCGAGCACGCCCCCAACCCGGTAAGCAAGGCACTCATCCTCGAAAAAATCTGGGACCGTTGTTTCGATTCGGAAACCGCACTCGTGAACGTCCACGTCAACCATCTACGGCAAAAGCTCCACCTTCCGGGGAAGGCTCCGCTGCTCCAGACGGTTCGCGGAATCGGGTTTGCGCTGCGTGCCGCACCCTCCGCTTCGCCATGA
- a CDS encoding alpha-keto acid decarboxylase family protein, whose product MKETPSIADCLASRLQSEGIEYVFGVPGDYALALFSTFRKRGIETINTCDEQGAGFAADAYARIRGIGAACITYCVGGLKIANAVAEAYAEKSAVVVISGAPGMNERKKDPLLHHKVRSFDTQRKIFEEITVGTTVLDNPDTAASEIDRLLSLARRYHRPVYIEVPRDLLSAPTRPSSFPREPEESDPQALAEALEEARQMLLASRSPLILADVEIHRFGLQKELVELTERTGIPVAATLLGKSVIAETHPNYVGVYEGATGRAEVHDYVEASDCLLLLGVFLTDITVGGSTSSLDMSRCIYATSEKLSIRHHSFEGVRLADFVRGLRKLDIQKKVLPSAFAPSAGRIPKTAFRRQDRITVASLFAEINQILSPEIVVVADVGEALFGASELVIRESTEFLSPAYYASLGFAIPASLGAALANPRLRPLVLVGDGAFQMTGVELSTAVRFGLSPIVVLLNNRGYSTERHILDGPFNDLLEWNYCRLPELLGAGHACQVRTNQELEETLHAAWNQRDSYWLIEVRLSPHDHSPALERLAQRLSPDKRAGQAR is encoded by the coding sequence ATGAAAGAAACCCCGAGCATCGCGGACTGTCTGGCGAGCCGTCTTCAGAGCGAGGGAATCGAGTATGTATTCGGCGTGCCGGGCGATTACGCCCTGGCCCTCTTCTCCACGTTTCGGAAACGGGGAATCGAGACGATCAACACCTGCGACGAGCAGGGCGCAGGCTTTGCGGCCGACGCCTACGCCCGCATCCGGGGCATCGGGGCCGCCTGCATCACCTACTGCGTCGGTGGCCTCAAAATTGCGAACGCGGTGGCGGAGGCCTACGCGGAAAAATCGGCGGTTGTCGTCATCAGCGGCGCTCCCGGCATGAACGAGCGCAAGAAGGATCCGCTGCTCCATCACAAGGTGCGCAGTTTCGACACGCAGCGGAAGATCTTCGAGGAGATCACGGTAGGGACAACCGTTCTTGACAATCCCGACACGGCCGCATCCGAGATCGACCGGCTGCTCAGCCTCGCCCGCCGCTACCACCGGCCCGTCTACATCGAGGTCCCTCGGGATCTCCTGTCGGCTCCCACTCGCCCATCCTCCTTCCCTCGGGAGCCCGAAGAGAGCGATCCGCAGGCTCTCGCAGAAGCCTTGGAGGAAGCCCGTCAGATGCTTCTCGCCTCCCGCTCCCCGTTGATCCTGGCTGACGTGGAGATCCACCGCTTCGGCCTGCAGAAGGAGCTCGTCGAGCTCACGGAACGAACGGGCATCCCGGTCGCCGCCACCTTGCTCGGGAAATCGGTCATCGCGGAGACCCATCCGAATTACGTCGGGGTCTACGAAGGAGCGACCGGACGCGCCGAAGTTCATGATTATGTAGAGGCAAGCGATTGCCTCCTCCTTCTGGGAGTCTTTCTTACCGACATCACGGTGGGCGGAAGCACTTCTTCGCTCGACATGAGCCGCTGCATCTATGCAACCAGCGAAAAGCTCTCCATCCGTCACCACTCCTTCGAAGGGGTACGCTTGGCGGACTTCGTCCGCGGCCTCCGGAAGCTGGACATTCAAAAGAAGGTCTTGCCGAGCGCCTTCGCTCCTTCGGCCGGGCGGATCCCAAAGACCGCGTTTCGCCGACAGGACCGGATCACCGTCGCTTCTCTCTTCGCGGAGATCAACCAGATTCTGAGCCCGGAGATCGTCGTGGTCGCCGACGTTGGCGAGGCGCTCTTCGGGGCTTCGGAGCTGGTCATTCGGGAATCGACCGAGTTCTTGAGCCCCGCCTACTACGCCTCTCTGGGGTTCGCGATTCCCGCCTCGCTGGGGGCCGCCCTCGCCAATCCACGATTGCGCCCCCTGGTCCTTGTGGGAGACGGAGCGTTCCAGATGACGGGGGTAGAGCTTTCGACTGCGGTTCGCTTCGGCTTGAGCCCGATCGTGGTCTTGCTCAACAATCGAGGGTACTCTACCGAACGCCACATCCTCGACGGCCCCTTCAACGACCTGCTGGAGTGGAACTACTGCCGCCTGCCCGAGCTCTTGGGAGCCGGCCATGCCTGCCAGGTCCGGACCAACCAGGAGCTCGAAGAAACTCTTCACGCCGCATGGAACCAAAGAGATTCCTATTGGCTCATCGAGGTGCGCTTGAGCCCTCACGACCATTCGCCCGCCCTCGAAAGGCTGGCGCAGCGTCTCTCCCCGGACAAGCGTGCGGGACAGGCGCGGTAA
- the uvrA gene encoding excinuclease ABC subunit UvrA: MRSPASCSQAFISLRGVRVHNLRSIDLEIPRGKLTVITGPSGSGKSSLAFDTLYAEGQRRYVETFSPYVRQFLERMEKPDCEAIEGILPAIAVGQSGAAATSRSTLGTMSGTLDYLKSVYARAATLVCPHCRLPVEAGSSASIAEELLGQFRGETVGIGFPVEFPEGTSRREAFSFLRSQGLLRVWDKETLVRTDEEAADDVLTDRLLVALQLLRVEEREKSRLAQGIEEAMRLGKGQVAIRTARDQSRIYTDRRLCSGCGREFPAPAPALFSFNNPQGACPTCHGFGRVVELDWNRVVPEPGRSVRSGAIQPFRSGSLSWWQRMLEKTCLRRGISIDTPFFQLSPAEREFILEGERSKLEAEEAVEAGRWCGLRGFFSILEKKAYKTHVRVFLSRYRNYRACPDCGGARFTELARAYRLPLPSGDLSIAEFCALPAQQARRRLASLVLPPTDPATRRAWEEVLVRLHYLEEIGLGYLSLDRPTRSLSGGEIRRANLTICLGNQLSNTLFVLDEPTIGLHPRDVDRLLAVMRRLRDQGNTVVAVEHDERVIEGADHLVELGPGRGAEGGEVVFCGSPAEILRSPRSLTGAYLSGRKRVPVRASPRPIDSVPRLRLSHIRVHNLEDLALDLPLHRFVAVTGVSGSGKSSLVHDALAATLRSALSQPDKPSPFRGEVAVLIGWEGISALYEVDQSPLSRTPRSNLALYIKAWEPIRKLFAQTEDALSRGLTARSFSLNAGDGRCPHCEGSGVERVQMQFLADVFLPCPICQGKRFQPHVLAVRLGGKSLEELLAMSVTEAVGFLWPKEGTPSSEERLRRQAVRRLGGLSEIGLGYLRLGHPLSQLSGGESQRLKVWNHLSGGIRAAGEADCGRSEGSGAALFLVDEPTTGLHADDIPALLRLFQRIVDQGNTLIVVEHNLEVIRSADWVIELGPEGGADGGRVVVAGDPEAIASHPSSHTGRFLRHRLGVETQNAVPLEEGTPGEPPAPPLLPDRLSIQNAHHHNLKSLSLDITLGSFTVLTGVSGSGKSTLAFDILFTEGQRRYLDCLSGYARQFVEQMEKPTVEAVTGLPPTVAIEQRLTRPGSKSTVATIAEIFPFLRLLYARLGIPADPATGEPAQRQSLNALLSEVLRRLVVPQRLLAPVVRGRKGNYVALGRWAARKKVSGLRIDGRWVDPQRFSGTHRYRTHSIDVWLGTLLPGSTEAEVERMVAEALSLGRETILLLDPQGKESLLSTRYFCPGSGRAFEELDPRLFSFHSPLGWCPDCQGQGSPSDRVDEGSGAAIPCPSCRGTRLNPVAAAVRLPFLRGEEIEAGPTLPEICRLSVEEAIAYFSQIPIAGREAPVLAKIFPEVLTRLRFLEQAGLGYLALDRPAPTLSAGETQRIHLAAQLGSNLQGVLYVLDEPTIGLHAQENARLLDTLDELRAKGNTLVVVEHDEETIRRADRVIDLGPGAGRFGGQIVADGPWTSFAGDPSSATGRLLGSPLRHPLRGRRRPCGPSEPWLRIKGIEVHNLHDLSLALPLSKLVVLCGVSGSGKSTLLHRVLYPAACRSAAKRRSEGTRPFRPCWSAVSGADALSAAVLVDQSPIGKTSRSTPATYLGVFDQIRALFASLPTSRERGYGPGRFSYNTPSGRCPTCQGNGTLAVELPLLPLFRIPCETCSGKRYNPQTLEIEYREKTIAEILEMTVEEAASFFSGVPRLHQALELVTEAGLGYLTLGQPSPTLSGGEAQRLKLAAELAASLVRSLPRSLTPVPARHCLYLLEEPTIGLHLADVERLLRLCQRLVDLGHTVVVVEHHLDVIAEADYAIELGPGAAESGGKIVAEGAPEKIARVRKSPTAPFLGPVLKRAGHSG, translated from the coding sequence ATGAGATCTCCCGCTTCCTGCTCGCAGGCTTTCATCTCCCTCCGCGGGGTGCGAGTGCACAATCTGAGGTCGATCGATTTGGAGATCCCTCGGGGCAAGCTCACGGTGATCACCGGGCCCAGCGGCTCGGGGAAATCCTCCCTGGCCTTCGACACCCTGTACGCCGAAGGCCAGCGACGCTATGTGGAAACATTCTCGCCCTACGTTCGTCAGTTCCTCGAACGAATGGAAAAGCCGGACTGCGAGGCGATCGAGGGGATCCTCCCCGCGATCGCCGTCGGGCAGAGCGGGGCTGCCGCGACCTCGCGAAGCACGCTCGGAACGATGAGCGGCACTCTCGACTACCTCAAGTCGGTTTATGCCCGCGCGGCAACGCTCGTTTGCCCGCACTGCCGACTTCCGGTGGAAGCGGGATCCTCCGCTTCGATCGCCGAGGAGCTGCTGGGTCAGTTTCGGGGTGAAACGGTTGGAATCGGCTTCCCGGTCGAATTTCCCGAGGGGACCAGCCGTCGAGAGGCCTTTTCGTTCCTCCGCTCGCAAGGGCTTCTTCGCGTCTGGGACAAGGAAACCCTCGTACGGACCGACGAGGAAGCGGCGGACGATGTCCTGACCGACCGTCTGCTCGTCGCGCTGCAGCTCCTGCGCGTCGAGGAGAGGGAAAAGAGCCGGCTTGCCCAAGGGATCGAAGAGGCGATGCGGCTCGGGAAGGGCCAGGTGGCGATCCGGACCGCTCGCGACCAGAGTCGGATCTACACCGACCGTCGGCTCTGTTCCGGCTGCGGGCGGGAATTTCCTGCTCCCGCTCCTGCCCTCTTCTCCTTCAACAATCCGCAAGGGGCGTGTCCCACCTGCCACGGATTCGGCCGGGTCGTGGAGCTCGACTGGAACCGGGTGGTTCCGGAGCCGGGCCGATCGGTGCGGAGTGGTGCGATCCAGCCCTTCCGCTCGGGATCGCTGTCCTGGTGGCAGCGGATGCTCGAGAAGACCTGCCTCCGCCGAGGCATTTCGATCGATACCCCTTTTTTTCAACTCTCGCCTGCGGAACGGGAGTTTATCTTGGAGGGTGAGCGGTCGAAGCTCGAGGCGGAAGAGGCGGTGGAGGCCGGGCGCTGGTGCGGGCTACGCGGTTTTTTTTCCATCCTGGAGAAAAAAGCCTACAAGACGCATGTCCGCGTCTTCCTCTCCCGCTACCGCAATTACCGGGCTTGCCCGGACTGCGGCGGCGCCCGTTTTACGGAGCTTGCACGCGCCTACCGGCTCCCATTGCCCTCCGGGGACCTGTCGATCGCCGAGTTCTGCGCGCTCCCCGCGCAGCAGGCGCGGCGGCGGCTCGCATCCCTTGTGCTCCCTCCGACCGACCCGGCTACCCGCCGCGCCTGGGAAGAGGTCCTGGTCCGCTTGCACTACCTGGAGGAGATCGGCCTCGGCTACCTCTCGCTCGACCGCCCCACCCGTTCTCTTTCAGGCGGAGAGATTCGGAGGGCGAACCTGACCATCTGCCTGGGCAACCAGCTGTCCAACACCCTGTTCGTCCTCGATGAACCGACCATCGGACTCCATCCGCGGGACGTCGACCGGCTGCTGGCTGTCATGCGCCGTCTGCGCGACCAGGGCAATACGGTCGTCGCCGTCGAGCACGACGAAAGAGTGATCGAGGGCGCCGATCATCTTGTCGAGCTTGGCCCCGGCAGGGGAGCGGAGGGAGGAGAGGTCGTCTTCTGCGGCTCACCCGCCGAAATTCTGCGCTCTCCCCGATCCTTGACGGGTGCCTATCTTTCCGGAAGAAAGAGGGTCCCTGTCCGCGCCTCTCCTCGCCCGATCGACTCCGTTCCCCGCCTTCGCTTGTCCCACATCCGTGTGCATAACCTGGAGGATCTCGCTCTCGACCTGCCCCTCCATCGCTTCGTTGCGGTCACTGGCGTCAGCGGCTCTGGAAAAAGCAGCCTGGTCCACGATGCCCTTGCCGCCACGCTCCGCTCCGCCCTCTCCCAACCGGACAAGCCGTCTCCCTTCCGTGGAGAGGTAGCCGTCCTTATCGGATGGGAGGGGATTTCGGCCCTCTACGAAGTCGATCAATCTCCCTTGAGCCGCACCCCTCGCTCGAACCTGGCGCTATATATAAAGGCATGGGAACCCATCCGGAAGCTTTTCGCCCAGACCGAAGACGCGCTCTCCCGCGGCCTCACCGCCCGCTCCTTTTCCTTGAATGCGGGCGACGGCCGATGCCCCCATTGCGAGGGATCCGGGGTCGAGCGTGTCCAGATGCAGTTCCTCGCCGATGTCTTCCTCCCCTGCCCGATCTGCCAAGGCAAGCGCTTCCAACCCCATGTCCTTGCCGTCCGGCTCGGCGGCAAGAGCTTGGAGGAGCTGCTCGCCATGAGCGTGACGGAGGCGGTTGGCTTCCTTTGGCCCAAAGAAGGAACTCCCTCCTCCGAAGAGAGGCTCCGCCGCCAAGCGGTTCGGAGGCTCGGCGGCCTGTCGGAGATCGGTCTTGGCTACCTCCGACTCGGTCATCCCTTGAGCCAGCTCTCCGGAGGGGAGAGTCAACGGCTCAAGGTCTGGAATCATCTGTCCGGTGGGATCCGTGCCGCGGGCGAAGCGGACTGTGGACGAAGCGAAGGCAGCGGTGCGGCACTCTTTCTTGTCGATGAGCCAACGACGGGCCTCCATGCGGATGACATTCCGGCTCTGCTCCGCCTCTTCCAACGGATCGTCGACCAGGGCAACACCCTGATCGTGGTCGAGCACAACCTCGAGGTAATCCGCAGTGCCGACTGGGTGATCGAGCTCGGTCCGGAGGGTGGTGCGGATGGGGGGAGGGTCGTGGTCGCGGGTGATCCGGAGGCAATCGCCTCTCACCCAAGCAGCCACACGGGCCGCTTCCTCCGCCACCGGCTCGGAGTCGAGACCCAAAACGCGGTGCCTCTCGAGGAAGGCACACCCGGGGAGCCTCCCGCGCCTCCCCTCCTCCCGGATCGTCTGTCGATCCAGAACGCACACCACCACAACTTGAAGTCGCTTTCCCTGGACATCACCCTCGGCAGCTTCACGGTCTTGACCGGAGTCAGCGGCTCGGGAAAGTCGACCCTGGCCTTCGATATTCTTTTCACGGAGGGTCAGCGGCGCTACCTCGACTGCCTTTCCGGGTATGCACGCCAGTTCGTCGAGCAGATGGAGAAGCCCACCGTGGAGGCGGTAACCGGCTTGCCCCCGACCGTGGCAATCGAGCAGCGGCTCACCCGACCGGGCTCCAAGAGCACGGTCGCCACCATCGCCGAAATCTTCCCGTTTCTTCGCCTCCTCTACGCCCGGTTGGGCATTCCCGCCGACCCGGCAACCGGAGAACCGGCCCAGCGACAATCCTTGAATGCACTCCTCTCCGAGGTTCTCCGACGTCTGGTCGTTCCCCAGCGCCTCCTCGCCCCCGTAGTGCGCGGCCGGAAGGGCAACTACGTGGCGCTCGGCCGCTGGGCGGCGCGCAAGAAGGTTTCCGGCCTGCGCATCGACGGCCGGTGGGTCGATCCCCAGCGTTTTTCCGGGACCCATCGCTACCGGACCCATTCGATCGACGTCTGGCTCGGGACCCTTCTGCCCGGCTCCACCGAAGCAGAGGTCGAGCGGATGGTGGCCGAAGCGCTCTCGCTGGGACGGGAGACGATCCTCCTGCTTGATCCGCAAGGGAAGGAGTCGCTGTTGAGCACGCGTTACTTCTGCCCGGGCAGCGGGCGCGCGTTTGAAGAGCTCGACCCGCGCCTCTTCTCCTTCCACTCTCCCCTCGGTTGGTGCCCGGACTGCCAGGGACAGGGCTCTCCCTCAGACCGAGTCGATGAGGGTTCCGGAGCGGCGATTCCCTGTCCGAGCTGCCGCGGGACCCGGCTCAATCCCGTTGCGGCGGCCGTGCGTCTTCCCTTTCTCCGGGGAGAAGAGATCGAGGCCGGGCCGACGCTGCCCGAGATCTGCCGGCTTTCGGTCGAGGAAGCCATCGCCTACTTTTCCCAGATTCCCATTGCTGGCCGGGAGGCCCCGGTGCTTGCGAAGATCTTCCCTGAAGTCTTGACTCGCCTCCGCTTCCTGGAGCAGGCGGGCCTCGGCTACCTCGCGCTCGACCGCCCGGCTCCGACCCTCTCCGCAGGGGAGACGCAACGCATTCACCTCGCCGCCCAGCTCGGCAGCAATCTCCAAGGGGTGCTCTACGTGCTCGACGAACCCACGATCGGGCTTCATGCCCAAGAGAACGCCCGTCTGCTCGATACGCTGGACGAACTACGGGCCAAGGGAAACACCCTGGTCGTCGTGGAGCACGACGAGGAGACGATCCGGCGGGCCGACCGCGTCATCGACCTGGGGCCGGGTGCGGGGCGCTTCGGAGGACAAATTGTCGCCGATGGTCCCTGGACGAGCTTCGCTGGGGATCCAAGCTCGGCGACCGGGCGCCTTTTGGGAAGCCCTCTTCGCCATCCGCTCCGCGGCCGCCGGCGACCCTGCGGCCCTTCCGAGCCCTGGCTGCGCATCAAAGGAATCGAGGTGCATAACCTGCACGATCTCTCGCTTGCGCTTCCTCTCAGCAAGCTGGTGGTCCTTTGCGGGGTCAGCGGATCGGGAAAGAGCACGCTTCTGCACCGGGTCCTCTATCCCGCGGCATGCCGATCCGCAGCAAAGCGCAGGTCCGAGGGGACGCGGCCGTTCCGACCCTGCTGGAGTGCGGTTTCCGGAGCGGATGCGCTCTCCGCCGCCGTCCTGGTGGATCAGTCTCCGATCGGCAAGACGAGCCGTTCGACTCCGGCGACCTACCTGGGCGTCTTCGACCAGATTCGCGCACTCTTCGCCTCACTCCCGACCTCCCGTGAACGGGGCTACGGACCCGGCCGATTCTCCTACAATACCCCCTCGGGACGTTGCCCGACTTGCCAGGGGAACGGGACGCTCGCCGTGGAGCTTCCGCTTCTACCCCTCTTCCGAATCCCTTGCGAAACCTGCTCGGGAAAGCGCTACAACCCGCAGACGCTCGAAATCGAATACCGGGAAAAGACGATCGCCGAGATCCTGGAAATGACCGTGGAAGAAGCCGCTTCCTTCTTTTCGGGTGTTCCCCGCCTCCACCAGGCCCTCGAGCTCGTCACCGAAGCGGGCCTCGGCTACCTGACCCTCGGTCAACCGAGCCCCACCCTTTCGGGGGGGGAGGCGCAGCGGCTCAAGCTCGCCGCGGAGCTTGCGGCCTCGCTCGTCCGTTCGCTTCCGCGCTCCCTCACCCCGGTGCCGGCAAGGCACTGCCTCTATCTTCTGGAAGAGCCGACCATCGGGCTCCACCTGGCCGACGTGGAACGACTCCTCCGGCTCTGTCAGCGGCTGGTTGACCTCGGCCATACCGTCGTCGTCGTCGAGCATCATCTCGACGTAATCGCCGAGGCCGACTACGCGATCGAGCTCGGCCCCGGAGCGGCCGAATCCGGAGGCAAGATCGTCGCCGAAGGCGCGCCCGAGAAAATCGCCCGGGTCAGGAAATCGCCCACCGCCCCTTTCCTGGGCCCCGTCCTGAAGCGGGCAGGCCATTCGGGCTGA